The following coding sequences are from one Triticum aestivum cultivar Chinese Spring chromosome 5A, IWGSC CS RefSeq v2.1, whole genome shotgun sequence window:
- the LOC123107721 gene encoding noroxomaritidine synthase 2-like, with protein sequence MAGSLFTIDGAPSLRPRAKIQSVLSSPRLVASMATCCRDKVENGLLPLFSHLASTGTPFDMQEMFSRFMFDLAATPLFGVDPGLLSFSLDMSMPPMDAAVAMDTVMEVGFIRHLIPVSCWKAMRRLNIGSERKLRTAHTVLRRFAAEMIEERSKITLNRGRCALSNDDEHEDILSSYINDPDYTDNDLLHAVLLSFMLAGRDTIGTTLPWVFYNLAQNPGIVSIIHSQLSPIASRKVPASTGAMMIFEPEDTKPLVYLRVALYETLRLYPSAPIERKTVAAGDIMPSGHEVKVGDTILISLHSMGRMEDLWGKDCLNYNPNRWLSKDGNTLRYVPSHKFLAFNSGSRICPGKEIAVMQMKTVVATVLWNFDVEVVEGQIIQPKPSCILQMKNGFIVKLRKREL encoded by the coding sequence ATGGCTGGTAGCCTCTTCACCATTGATGGTGCACCCTCTCTTCGGCCGCGCGCAAAAATCCAGAGCGTGCTTAGCAGCCCACGGTTGGTTGCTAGTATGGCAACTTGCTGCCGTGACAAGGTGGAGAATGGACTTCTACCATTATTTTCCCACCTGGCAAGCACCGGCACTCCGTTCGACATGCAAGAAATGTTTTCCAGGTTTATGTTTGACTTGGCTGCCACACCTCTCTTTGGCGTCGACCCTGGCCTCCTGTCCTTCTCCTTAGACATGTCGATGCCACCCATGGATGCCGCGGTCGCGATGGACACGGTCATGGAGGTGGGATTTATCCGACACTTAATTCCAGTCTCTTGCTGGAAGGCAATGAGGCGCCTAAACATCGGCTCCGAGAGGAAGCTTCGCACGGCACACACGGTGCTAAGAAGATTTGCTGCAGAGATGATCGAGGAGAGGAGTAAGATAACTCTCAATAGGGGAAGATGTGCATTGAGTAATGATGATGAACACGAGGATATTCTATCTTCCTACATAAATGACCCAGACTACACAGACAATGACTTGCTCCATGCGGTGCTCCTCAGCTTCATGCTTGCTGGGCGGGACACGATTGGTACCACTCTACCCTGGGTCTTCTACAACCTCGCCCAGAACCCTGGCATTGTATCAATTATCCACAGTCAACTCTCACCCATTGCATCGCGCAAAGTACCCGCGAGTACGGGTGCCATGATGATCTTTGAACCAGAGGATACAAAACCTCTGGTCTATCTCAGAGTTGCGTTGTACGAGACTCTTAGGTTGTACCCATCGGCACCTATTGAGCGCAAGACAGTGGCTGCTGGTGATATCATGCCGAGTGGCCATGAGGTGAAGGTCGGGGACACCATCCTTATATCTCTCCACTCCATGGGGAGAATGGAAGACCTATGGGGTAAAGACTGCCTTAACTATAACCCGAATAGGTGGTTGTCAAAGGATGGCAACACCCTAAGGTACGTACCATCTCACAAGTTCTTGGCCTTCAACTCAGGCTCGAGGATCTGCCCTGGCAAGGAGATTGCGGTTATGCAGATGAAGACCGTCGTTGCGACTGTGTTGTGGAACTTTGATGTTGAGGTGGTGGAAGGGCAGATCATCCAGCCCAAGCCATCTTGTATACTACAGATGAAAAATGGATTTATAGTTAAACTGAGGAAGCGAGAATTGTAA